In the genome of Deinococcus deserti VCD115, one region contains:
- a CDS encoding PTS fructose-like transporter subunit IIB, producing the protein MAKLVAVTAGPSGIAHTFMAAEALRRAAQAAGHLLRVETQAGAAPQDPLSAAEIAAADAVILVTDVPLDEARFAGKTVVRGSTQDAIRRAPELIAQATGSAPVQPVTSTLAETGAPGPAATVSAASAATGTNAQSAPTSQAPLKVVGITSCPTGIAHTFMAAEGLEGGARALGYQAKIETQGSVGAGNALTPQDIAEADVVVIAADTNVDLSRFAGKRVYQTGTKPAIKDGSAVIRTALSDAQVYGSAPSADAGGAGDYVAQAASAKAAKNAGVPSFYKHLMTGVSHMLPFVVAGGLLIALAFAIGSFQFGDQGIFIYEDRYAGTLGNTLFKIGANGAFGLFVPVLAGFIAFSIADRPGLAPGMVGGFLAGLTGSGFLGGIIAGFLAGYAVRWLTRNIRLPRTLEGLKPTLILPLLGTLIVGLLMMLVIGRPVAAALGATTAWLQGLGNTSAGVLGAVLGSMMAFDMGGPINKAAYTFSTGLLGEKVYGPIAAAMAAGMTPPLALFLATLVFRNRFTRDEVQAGKAAGVLGISFITEGAIPFAARDPLRVIPALIAGSAVAGAISMAAGCLLRAPHGGIFVLFIPNAVTNLPMYIVALVAGTLVSTALLGVLKKPLPQEAAVVSQETAAATA; encoded by the coding sequence ATGGCAAAACTCGTCGCTGTGACCGCCGGTCCTTCCGGTATCGCCCACACTTTCATGGCCGCTGAAGCGCTGCGCCGCGCCGCTCAGGCCGCCGGCCACCTCCTGCGCGTGGAAACGCAGGCCGGTGCCGCGCCCCAGGACCCTCTGAGCGCCGCTGAGATCGCCGCCGCAGACGCGGTGATTCTGGTGACCGACGTGCCGCTCGACGAGGCCCGCTTTGCCGGCAAGACAGTGGTGCGCGGCAGCACCCAGGACGCCATCCGCCGTGCTCCGGAACTGATTGCCCAGGCAACCGGCAGTGCGCCGGTACAGCCCGTGACCTCCACCCTGGCGGAGACCGGTGCTCCGGGTCCGGCTGCCACGGTCTCCGCCGCCTCTGCCGCGACCGGCACAAATGCCCAGAGTGCCCCCACCAGTCAGGCACCGCTGAAGGTCGTGGGCATCACCTCGTGCCCCACCGGCATTGCGCACACCTTCATGGCTGCCGAGGGTCTGGAAGGTGGTGCCCGGGCGCTCGGCTACCAGGCAAAGATCGAAACGCAGGGCAGCGTCGGGGCCGGCAACGCCCTGACGCCGCAGGACATCGCAGAGGCAGACGTGGTGGTGATTGCGGCCGACACCAACGTGGACCTGTCGCGCTTTGCTGGCAAGCGGGTATACCAGACCGGCACGAAACCCGCCATCAAGGACGGATCGGCCGTGATCCGCACAGCCCTGAGCGACGCTCAGGTGTACGGCTCAGCCCCGTCCGCAGATGCCGGAGGGGCAGGGGATTACGTTGCCCAGGCTGCTTCCGCCAAGGCTGCCAAGAACGCGGGCGTTCCCAGCTTCTACAAGCACCTGATGACCGGCGTGTCGCACATGCTGCCCTTCGTGGTGGCGGGCGGGCTGCTGATCGCGCTGGCCTTCGCTATCGGCTCGTTCCAGTTCGGGGACCAGGGCATTTTCATCTACGAGGACCGGTACGCCGGCACCCTGGGCAACACGCTGTTCAAGATCGGAGCAAACGGAGCCTTCGGGCTGTTCGTGCCGGTGCTGGCGGGCTTTATCGCGTTCTCGATTGCCGACCGGCCAGGGCTTGCCCCCGGGATGGTGGGCGGTTTTCTCGCTGGCCTGACCGGGAGCGGCTTCCTGGGCGGCATTATCGCCGGCTTCCTGGCCGGTTACGCGGTGCGCTGGCTGACCCGCAACATCCGCCTGCCGCGCACGCTGGAAGGCCTGAAACCCACGCTGATCCTGCCGCTGCTGGGCACCCTGATCGTGGGTCTGCTGATGATGCTGGTGATCGGCCGCCCTGTTGCAGCGGCGCTGGGTGCCACGACAGCCTGGCTGCAGGGCCTGGGCAACACCTCGGCAGGCGTGCTGGGCGCCGTGCTGGGAAGCATGATGGCCTTCGACATGGGCGGGCCGATCAACAAGGCCGCCTACACCTTCAGCACCGGCCTGCTGGGCGAGAAGGTCTACGGTCCGATCGCCGCTGCGATGGCTGCCGGCATGACTCCGCCGCTGGCGCTGTTCCTAGCCACCCTGGTGTTCCGCAACCGCTTTACCCGTGACGAGGTCCAGGCCGGCAAGGCTGCGGGCGTGCTGGGCATCAGCTTCATTACCGAAGGGGCCATTCCCTTCGCGGCGCGCGATCCGCTGCGCGTCATTCCCGCGCTGATCGCCGGGTCGGCCGTAGCCGGAGCCATCAGCATGGCGGCCGGGTGCCTGCTGCGCGCTCCTCACGGCGGCATCTTCGTGCTGTTCATTCCGAACGCGGTGACCAATCTGCCCATGTACATCGTGGCCCTGGTGGCCGGGACGCTCGTCAGCACCGCTTTGCTTGGTGTGCTGAAAAAGCCGCTGCCTCAGGAAGCAGCAGTTGTTTCTCAGGAGACAGCCGCCGCGACAGCCTGA
- a CDS encoding transposase family protein encodes MASPPAERYPALGDRGYTGLEKLCPTLELIVPRMRPKGGALSEEDRELNHQISKVHITVENVVCKIKKFRICREFYRNDTGRHGMFWGCVAGLVNLRTLNRSPELA; translated from the coding sequence ATTGCTTCCCCGCCTGCCGAGAGGTATCCGGCTCTGGGGGACCGGGGGTACACCGGCCTGGAGAAGCTGTGCCCAACACTTGAGCTGATCGTGCCCCGGATGCGTCCCAAAGGAGGCGCGTTGAGCGAGGAGGACCGGGAGCTCAACCACCAAATCTCCAAGGTGCACATCACGGTGGAAAACGTGGTGTGCAAGATCAAGAAGTTCCGGATCTGTAGGGAGTTCTACCGCAATGACACGGGCCGCCACGGGATGTTCTGGGGCTGTGTTGCGGGCCTGGTCAATCTCCGGACGCTGAATCGGAGCCCAGAGCTAGCCTGA
- a CDS encoding helix-turn-helix domain-containing protein, with protein MLQVPRLAGRFRSFESLCGLTLNEFDTLAQQLEPLWVRAHRTSLLREGRRRGIGAGRQFKLDVPHRLLLTLIYLRHYLPMHLLGVLFEIDAANVCRNIHALLLLCEPGRSTVGR; from the coding sequence ATGCTTCAGGTGCCGCGCCTGGCTGGGCGTTTCCGGTCCTTCGAGTCACTCTGCGGCTTGACCCTCAACGAGTTCGACACCCTGGCCCAGCAGCTCGAACCCCTCTGGGTGAGAGCCCACCGGACGTCGCTCCTGCGGGAGGGACGAAGGCGCGGCATCGGGGCGGGGCGTCAGTTCAAGCTGGATGTGCCCCACCGTCTGCTGCTGACCTTGATTTACCTGCGGCATTACCTTCCCATGCATCTCCTGGGTGTGCTGTTTGAGATAGATGCCGCGAACGTCTGCCGAAACATTCATGCCCTGCTGCTCCTTTGCGAGCCCGGACGCTCGACAGTCGGAAGGTGA
- a CDS encoding glycosyltransferase family 4 protein, translating to MTSSASTRVLFVTDAPAVGGSEVYMREIIPPMRPFGVQAEVAMPAAAGTADFRAQLSERGISVHAYHDLQEVVTVERAGTFDLTVLSSWNALGYRKYYLALRGPFVSLVHDQLMLHIPGLPQALYRAFYEVLQARDIRGAQHVVTVSHWAAAYLRRHHRMSQVHAVPNGVDVHKFRPASETERQTLREVYGFRRFTVLVPARMSIEKNHPAVMAVARAAPELDFVLVGTGYLEGVLRRVATPNVRFFGKRHDMPELYRAADVVLQPTIAENQSLATLEALSSGTPVVTNDIPAQRELMTFGQEGLLVGSGVHGYATALRALAAHPEHRRCMGESARSRVLAGHTLEQNAATLAGLLRELSARP from the coding sequence ATGACCAGTTCTGCCTCTACCCGCGTGCTGTTCGTGACCGATGCCCCGGCGGTGGGCGGCAGTGAGGTCTATATGCGCGAGATCATTCCGCCGATGCGCCCGTTTGGCGTGCAGGCCGAGGTCGCTATGCCAGCCGCCGCCGGCACTGCCGATTTCCGCGCGCAGCTTTCAGAGCGCGGCATTTCCGTACATGCCTACCATGACCTGCAGGAGGTGGTCACGGTCGAGCGCGCGGGGACCTTTGATCTGACAGTCCTGAGCAGCTGGAATGCACTGGGTTACCGCAAGTACTACTTGGCCCTGCGGGGCCCTTTCGTGTCCCTGGTGCACGATCAGCTGATGCTGCACATTCCGGGCCTGCCACAGGCGCTGTACCGCGCTTTCTACGAGGTGCTGCAGGCCCGTGACATTCGCGGTGCACAGCATGTCGTGACGGTGTCACACTGGGCGGCAGCGTACCTGAGGCGTCATCACCGCATGTCGCAGGTTCATGCAGTTCCCAATGGTGTTGACGTGCACAAGTTCCGCCCGGCGTCAGAGACGGAGCGCCAGACCCTGCGCGAGGTGTACGGCTTCAGGCGCTTCACGGTACTGGTGCCCGCCCGCATGAGCATCGAGAAGAATCACCCAGCTGTCATGGCCGTAGCCCGGGCTGCTCCGGAGCTGGACTTCGTCCTGGTGGGCACCGGGTATCTGGAAGGAGTTCTGCGGCGTGTGGCGACTCCCAACGTGCGTTTTTTCGGCAAACGGCATGACATGCCGGAGCTGTACCGCGCCGCTGACGTGGTGCTGCAGCCCACCATCGCGGAGAACCAGTCTCTGGCGACCCTGGAGGCGCTGAGCAGCGGAACGCCTGTGGTCACCAACGACATTCCAGCGCAGCGTGAACTGATGACCTTCGGGCAAGAAGGCCTGCTGGTCGGCAGCGGCGTGCATGGGTACGCCACGGCCCTGCGTGCGCTGGCAGCGCATCCGGAACACCGGCGCTGCATGGGGGAGTCTGCACGGTCCCGCGTGCTGGCTGGGCATACCCTGGAGCAGAACGCCGCCACTCTGGCCGGGTTACTACGCGAACTGTCCGCCCGGCCATAA
- a CDS encoding TM2 domain-containing protein yields the protein MTNPDDKSRAGQAPDPAPQSNAPSWIDDVLTTSRAAPAPQPAPVQSQQPSPPRPLEVPELSGEQDLRLSDPAPQRVPLTPPASSTPRATTTVQEPFDADDWIARATGGTAKSPVMPQGTPAAPPAQADPWGDAVRQAQTYVQRQPMTPYQGAAPVSGDVAQRKLIAGLLGIFLGWLGAHKFYLGMTGAGLTMLGVQAGVWILALLLGLLTLGFALVLTLPLAGLVSSAVGLLGLVEGILYLTKSDADFERDYLTGKKSWL from the coding sequence ATGACGAACCCGGATGACAAGAGCCGCGCCGGCCAGGCCCCTGACCCGGCGCCGCAAAGCAACGCACCTTCATGGATTGATGACGTCCTGACCACCTCACGCGCCGCTCCAGCGCCGCAGCCCGCGCCAGTGCAATCGCAGCAGCCCTCACCACCCCGGCCCCTGGAGGTGCCTGAGCTGTCCGGCGAGCAGGACCTGCGCCTTTCGGACCCGGCACCTCAACGCGTGCCCCTGACGCCCCCGGCGTCTTCCACACCCCGCGCGACAACTACCGTACAAGAGCCTTTCGACGCGGACGACTGGATTGCCCGCGCGACCGGCGGCACAGCCAAATCCCCGGTCATGCCGCAGGGGACCCCCGCCGCGCCGCCAGCTCAGGCGGATCCCTGGGGGGACGCCGTGCGCCAGGCGCAGACCTACGTACAACGTCAACCCATGACGCCCTATCAGGGTGCGGCGCCCGTTTCGGGTGACGTGGCTCAGCGCAAGCTGATTGCCGGCCTGCTGGGCATCTTCCTGGGTTGGCTGGGCGCACACAAGTTCTATCTGGGCATGACGGGGGCAGGCCTGACCATGCTGGGCGTACAGGCGGGCGTGTGGATTCTGGCGCTGCTTCTGGGGTTACTGACTCTGGGCTTTGCCCTGGTTCTGACGCTTCCTCTGGCTGGGCTGGTCAGTTCGGCCGTAGGGCTTCTTGGTCTGGTCGAGGGCATCCTGTACCTCACCAAGTCCGACGCCGACTTCGAGCGGGATTACCTGACAGGCAAAAAGTCCTGGTTATAA
- a CDS encoding NUDIX domain-containing protein, whose product MSAGNLRAVWGSRPLLSVGVSVLIQDETRRVLLQRRGDDGLWGTPGGGLDPGEDFLTAARRELREETGLSCPDLTWLGVHDGVVSGPQFWHRYPNGHEVYLVGARMLGHLPASALEDARPDDSGETLELRWFALDHLPALSSNINRANLNVLRERAGLSPLPLLAVSSPEAASTYWTDLRRAAGPRPLFAPGASVVVTDTDGRLLLRQAATGQWALPGGRMEPAESFEACAHRKLLETMGLRAELLEPRALLAGPEFRYEDSSDVWDSISMVFQAVGVTGKVTGAHQVVDARWFSPHELGQLDLLGLQTQQAVEVWLADQPALSRCASTT is encoded by the coding sequence ATGAGTGCTGGAAATCTCCGGGCCGTATGGGGCTCACGTCCACTGCTGAGCGTCGGCGTCAGCGTCCTGATTCAGGACGAGACCAGGCGGGTGCTGCTGCAGCGACGGGGCGACGACGGCCTCTGGGGTACGCCGGGCGGCGGCCTTGACCCTGGAGAGGATTTTCTGACTGCCGCCCGACGGGAACTACGCGAGGAGACCGGGCTGAGCTGTCCGGATCTCACGTGGTTGGGCGTGCACGACGGCGTGGTCAGTGGGCCCCAATTCTGGCACCGCTATCCCAATGGGCACGAGGTCTACCTGGTGGGCGCCCGCATGCTGGGGCACCTGCCAGCTTCTGCCCTTGAAGACGCGCGCCCTGATGACAGCGGCGAGACACTGGAGCTGCGCTGGTTTGCCCTGGACCATCTGCCGGCGCTCAGCAGCAACATCAACCGGGCCAACCTGAACGTGCTGCGCGAGCGGGCCGGGCTCTCCCCTCTGCCCCTTCTTGCGGTGAGCAGTCCTGAAGCAGCCAGCACCTACTGGACCGACCTGCGGCGTGCAGCCGGCCCGCGTCCCCTGTTTGCTCCTGGGGCCAGCGTTGTCGTTACAGACACTGACGGTCGCCTGCTGCTCAGGCAGGCCGCCACTGGACAGTGGGCGCTGCCCGGCGGAAGGATGGAGCCGGCCGAATCCTTTGAGGCCTGTGCCCACCGCAAACTGCTGGAAACAATGGGCCTCCGGGCAGAGCTGCTGGAGCCCAGGGCGCTGCTGGCAGGTCCAGAGTTCCGTTATGAGGACAGCTCAGATGTGTGGGACAGCATAAGCATGGTATTTCAGGCCGTGGGGGTCACGGGCAAGGTGACCGGAGCTCATCAAGTTGTTGACGCCCGCTGGTTCAGCCCACACGAGCTTGGTCAGCTCGATCTGCTGGGGCTCCAGACGCAACAGGCAGTGGAAGTCTGGCTTGCTGATCAGCCAGCCTTGTCGCGCTGTGCCAGCACCACGTAA
- a CDS encoding aminotransferase class I/II-fold pyridoxal phosphate-dependent enzyme, with protein MIPDPSHAYETQAVQTGVPRGLGQTVGIPIHAAAGFQFETLEQAQSEFQQNTGLSYARLQNPTVRALEERLTTLEGGAATVALASGQAATLTAILSVCRAGDHVVSSSSLFGGTAGLLNNILPLMGISATLVPNTPEAVRGAMQDNTRLVWAEIIGNPAGDIPDLRGLADVAHAGGALLAVDSTWAGVGFLSRPLEHGADIVTHSLTKWAGGHGSVMGGSVTVGTAHDLSRNPIYTEGGEQSILNVRGEQALAWRQRWFGAHQLGMTLAPHSAFLLAQGLETLALRLTRQSETALSLAQWLGTHPRVGKVGYPGLPGSPWHAQAQQYLRGGFGAVLTFEVEDPATFLSRLQILRIVPNLGDSRTLVVHPWTTTHGRLPEPTRLAAGVTARTIRMSVGLEAVQDLQADIEQALG; from the coding sequence ATGATTCCTGACCCATCACACGCGTACGAGACCCAGGCTGTTCAGACCGGTGTTCCACGTGGGCTGGGACAGACCGTTGGTATCCCGATTCATGCTGCTGCAGGTTTTCAGTTCGAGACGCTGGAGCAGGCCCAGAGCGAGTTTCAGCAGAACACCGGCCTCAGCTATGCCCGCTTGCAGAACCCTACCGTGCGTGCCCTGGAAGAACGCCTGACAACCCTGGAGGGCGGCGCCGCCACCGTGGCATTGGCCAGCGGTCAGGCCGCGACGCTGACGGCCATCCTCAGTGTGTGCCGGGCCGGCGACCATGTGGTGTCCTCCAGCAGCCTCTTCGGCGGAACTGCTGGGCTCCTGAACAACATCTTGCCCCTGATGGGCATCAGCGCCACCCTGGTGCCCAACACACCCGAAGCGGTGCGCGGCGCCATGCAGGACAACACCCGCCTGGTATGGGCGGAAATTATTGGGAATCCTGCCGGGGACATCCCGGACCTGCGCGGGCTGGCTGATGTGGCTCACGCGGGCGGCGCGCTGCTGGCCGTGGACAGCACCTGGGCTGGTGTGGGCTTCCTGAGCCGGCCGCTGGAGCATGGTGCGGACATCGTGACGCACAGCCTGACCAAGTGGGCTGGCGGGCACGGCAGTGTCATGGGCGGCAGTGTCACCGTGGGCACCGCCCATGACCTCAGCCGCAATCCTATCTACACCGAAGGCGGCGAGCAGAGCATCCTGAACGTCCGTGGCGAGCAGGCTCTGGCGTGGCGCCAGCGCTGGTTCGGTGCGCACCAGCTGGGCATGACCCTGGCTCCGCACAGCGCGTTCCTGCTGGCCCAGGGCCTGGAAACCCTGGCCCTGCGTCTGACCCGCCAGTCCGAAACGGCACTTTCCCTGGCGCAGTGGCTCGGCACGCATCCCCGCGTGGGCAAGGTCGGCTACCCGGGCCTGCCGGGCAGTCCCTGGCACGCCCAGGCGCAGCAGTACCTGCGTGGAGGTTTCGGCGCAGTCCTGACGTTTGAAGTGGAGGACCCGGCCACGTTCCTGAGCCGCCTGCAGATCCTGCGGATCGTGCCTAACCTGGGAGACAGCCGGACGCTGGTGGTTCACCCCTGGACCACCACCCATGGCCGCCTGCCCGAGCCTACCCGCCTGGCTGCCGGCGTAACGGCCCGCACCATCCGCATGAGCGTGGGTCTGGAAGCTGTGCAGGACCTTCAGGCCGACATTGAGCAGGCCCTGGGCTGA
- a CDS encoding transposase family protein, whose product MTPDDAVRRRLRTLEDVLDAFPEIADIIVDGTEQPRGQPKKKKGSGPGKKAVGRPKDQKKYFSIKKGTHTLKTQVAVTPDGLVAHLSATACGRTMT is encoded by the coding sequence GTGACGCCCGACGACGCAGTGCGTCGTCGTCTTCGCACGCTTGAGGACGTGTTGGACGCGTTTCCGGAGATCGCGGACATCATCGTTGACGGCACCGAGCAACCTCGGGGACAACCCAAGAAAAAGAAAGGAAGCGGTCCCGGCAAAAAGGCGGTGGGGCGTCCCAAAGACCAGAAAAAGTACTTCAGCATCAAGAAGGGCACACATACCCTCAAGACCCAGGTGGCGGTGACCCCGGATGGCTTGGTAGCGCACCTCAGTGCGACCGCCTGCGGTCGCACCATGACATGA
- a CDS encoding class I SAM-dependent methyltransferase: MLPKEQAQHNAAVFGRLAATYDHLGFLAQVARHVAVQARVEPADKVLDVASGTGTVALELAARVGPSGQVVGTDLAPQMVEQARARAEGTAGLRFELADATALHYPDASFDHVVCASGLFFMPDMGAALREWRRVLRPGGTVTFSSFGPGLLGDLPGLWREDLTTSGGTPVSPPLGRLPTVEAARALLEEADFQSPEVTLDDLPYSIPSPEARWADIIAGLEGAPLASLDARVQEELREAHLQRLRTSIPGWPLTVSLPVIVARGRN, translated from the coding sequence ATGCTCCCAAAGGAACAGGCCCAGCACAATGCAGCGGTGTTCGGCCGGCTGGCAGCCACCTATGACCACCTGGGTTTCCTGGCTCAGGTGGCGCGGCATGTGGCTGTCCAGGCCAGGGTCGAGCCAGCGGATAAGGTGCTGGATGTAGCCAGCGGCACCGGAACCGTGGCACTGGAACTCGCGGCTCGGGTGGGCCCGTCGGGGCAGGTAGTGGGCACTGATCTTGCCCCACAGATGGTGGAACAGGCGCGGGCCCGCGCGGAAGGCACCGCTGGCCTGAGGTTCGAGCTAGCTGACGCGACAGCCCTGCACTATCCGGACGCCAGCTTCGATCACGTGGTGTGTGCCTCGGGCCTGTTCTTTATGCCGGACATGGGAGCCGCGCTGCGCGAATGGAGGCGGGTGCTGCGGCCAGGGGGAACGGTCACCTTCTCGTCGTTCGGGCCTGGCTTGCTGGGCGACCTGCCGGGCCTGTGGCGGGAAGACCTGACGACGTCTGGCGGCACGCCGGTCTCACCCCCACTGGGCCGCCTGCCAACGGTCGAGGCTGCCCGCGCACTTCTGGAAGAAGCAGACTTCCAGAGTCCCGAAGTCACGCTGGATGACCTGCCGTATTCCATTCCTTCCCCGGAAGCCAGATGGGCAGACATCATTGCTGGCCTGGAAGGTGCCCCGTTAGCCAGCCTGGACGCCCGGGTTCAGGAGGAACTGCGCGAGGCGCACCTTCAGCGGCTGCGAACCAGCATTCCGGGATGGCCGCTTACCGTGTCGCTGCCCGTCATCGTGGCGCGTGGCCGGAACTGA
- a CDS encoding DUF2268 domain-containing putative Zn-dependent protease (predicted Zn-dependent protease with a strongly conserved HExxH motif): MMKTNQLHLMNAAAKIPPGLAAELHHLLQQQLCRQAQLLNLGGVDVAVYVSPWTLPETGVGGYAPLGHWVQVTLTPDHPSFDACWRQEVPATLAHELHHARRWQGVGYGRTLLEVMVSEGLAQHHELRERGGVLPPYSTLPGGLNSLWARAEPLLDREDYDHNAWFYGSAAQHLPRWAGYALGFELVQRYLASEGGDAATCVDVPAAELRTFAGP; encoded by the coding sequence ATGATGAAGACCAACCAGCTGCACCTGATGAATGCCGCCGCAAAAATTCCGCCAGGGCTCGCTGCGGAACTGCATCACCTGCTTCAGCAGCAGCTTTGCCGTCAGGCTCAGCTGCTGAACCTGGGTGGCGTTGATGTGGCGGTGTATGTCTCACCCTGGACGCTTCCCGAGACGGGTGTGGGCGGGTACGCGCCGCTGGGACATTGGGTACAGGTCACGCTCACCCCAGACCATCCCAGCTTCGATGCCTGCTGGAGACAGGAAGTTCCGGCGACATTGGCCCATGAGCTGCATCACGCCCGTCGGTGGCAGGGGGTGGGATACGGACGGACCCTGCTGGAAGTGATGGTCAGCGAAGGGCTGGCACAGCACCACGAGTTGCGGGAGCGTGGCGGCGTACTCCCACCCTACTCGACCCTGCCAGGTGGTCTGAATTCCCTCTGGGCCAGAGCTGAGCCGTTGCTCGACCGCGAGGATTATGACCACAACGCCTGGTTTTACGGCTCTGCCGCGCAGCACCTTCCACGCTGGGCAGGCTATGCGCTGGGCTTTGAACTGGTGCAGCGTTATCTGGCCAGTGAAGGTGGGGACGCCGCCACCTGTGTCGACGTTCCCGCCGCTGAACTGAGAACCTTCGCCGGACCGTAG
- the pfkB gene encoding 1-phosphofructokinase: MSSPAAAPRRRVATLTLNPALDMTVQADGWQRGEVNAGQAMQIDAGGKGVNVASFLADWGADVTATGLLGDGNPEAFETLMRAKGITDAFVRVPGRTRVGVKLVDRTAQETTDINLPGLHATPEALALLNEAVSTLLPTHDVFVLAGSLPPGVAPDFYASLVARLRAEGKFVAVDTSGPALRAVLDAPTLPHLIKPNVHELESALGRPLEDETSVRAAARGLLERGAHVVAVSQGEQGALFLTAQESVRARPPRVHVVSTVGAGDAMVAGLISAHLDSLPLGEAVRRATSFSLGTITRLGAHLPPRAELDTFAAQVEVQSA; this comes from the coding sequence ATGAGTTCACCGGCTGCTGCGCCCCGGCGCCGGGTGGCGACCCTGACCCTTAACCCGGCGCTGGACATGACCGTGCAGGCTGACGGCTGGCAGCGTGGAGAGGTGAACGCAGGGCAGGCCATGCAGATCGATGCGGGCGGCAAGGGTGTGAACGTGGCCTCCTTCCTGGCCGACTGGGGGGCGGACGTCACCGCGACCGGCCTGCTGGGCGACGGCAACCCCGAAGCCTTCGAGACCCTGATGCGCGCCAAAGGCATCACCGACGCGTTCGTGCGCGTGCCGGGCCGCACGCGTGTAGGCGTGAAACTGGTTGACCGCACGGCCCAGGAGACGACCGATATCAACCTGCCGGGCCTGCACGCCACGCCCGAAGCACTCGCGTTACTGAACGAGGCCGTGAGCACCCTGCTGCCCACCCATGACGTTTTCGTGCTGGCCGGCAGCCTGCCGCCGGGCGTAGCACCGGACTTCTACGCCTCGCTGGTCGCCCGGCTGCGGGCCGAAGGCAAGTTCGTAGCGGTGGACACCAGCGGTCCGGCGCTCAGGGCGGTGCTGGACGCGCCGACTCTGCCGCACCTGATCAAACCGAACGTGCATGAGCTCGAAAGTGCCCTGGGCCGCCCGCTGGAAGACGAGACCTCCGTGCGCGCTGCCGCGCGTGGCCTGCTGGAGCGCGGGGCACATGTCGTTGCGGTCTCGCAGGGTGAGCAGGGGGCGCTGTTCCTGACAGCGCAGGAATCGGTGCGGGCCAGGCCCCCACGGGTCCATGTGGTCTCGACGGTCGGAGCTGGGGACGCGATGGTGGCTGGACTGATCAGCGCGCACCTTGACAGCCTGCCGCTGGGTGAAGCGGTGCGGCGGGCCACCAGCTTCAGCCTCGGCACAATCACCCGCCTGGGCGCGCACCTGCCGCCCCGGGCCGAGCTGGACACCTTCGCCGCTCAGGTGGAGGTGCAGAGCGCCTGA